The following coding sequences lie in one Pan paniscus chromosome X, NHGRI_mPanPan1-v2.0_pri, whole genome shotgun sequence genomic window:
- the CYSLTR1 gene encoding cysteinyl leukotriene receptor 1 → MDETGNLTVSSATCHDTIDDFRNQVYSTLYSMISVVGFFGNGFVLYVLIKTYHEKSAFQVYMINLAVADLLCVCTLPLRVVYYVHKGIWLFGDFLCRLSTYALYVNLYCSIFFMTAMSFFRCIAIVFPVQNINLVTQKKARFVCVGIWIFVILTSSPFLMAKPQKDEKNNTKCFEPPQDNQTKNHVLVLHYVSLFVGFIIPFVIIIVCYTMIILTLLKKSMKKNLSSHKKAIGMIMVVTAAFLVSFMPYHIQRTIHLHFLHSETKPCDSVLRMQKSVVITLSLAASNCCFDPLLYFFSGGNFRKRLSTFRKHSLSSVTYVPRKKASLPEKGEEICKV, encoded by the coding sequence ATGGATGAAACAGGAAATCTGACAGTATCTTCTGCCACATGCCATGACACTATTGATGACTTCCGCAATCAAGTGTATTCCACCTTGTACTCTATGATCTCTGTTGTAGGCTTCTTTGGCAATGGCTTTGTGCTCTATGTCCTCATAAAAACCTATCATGAGAAGTCAGCCTTCCAAGTATACATGATTAATTTAGCAGTAGCAGATCTACTTTGTGTGTGCACACTGCCTCTCCGTGTGGTCTATTATGTTCACAAAGGTATTTGGCTCTTTGGTGACTTCTTGTGCCGCCTCAGCACCTATGCTTTGTATGTCAACCTCTATTGTAGCATCTTCTTTATGACAGCCATGAGCTTTTTCCGGTGCATTGCAATTGTTTTTCCAGTCCAGAACATTAATTTGGTTACACAGAAAAAAGCCAGGTTTGTGTGTGTAGGTATTTGGATTTTTGTGATTTTGACCAGTTCTCCATTTCTAATGGCCAAACcacaaaaagatgagaaaaataataccaaGTGCTTTGAGCCCCCACAAGACAATCAAACTAAAAATCATGTTTTGGTCTTGCATTATGTGTCATTGTTTGTTGGCTTTATCATCCCTTTTGTTATTATAATTGTCTGTTACACAATGATCATTTTGACCTtactaaaaaaatcaatgaaaaaaaatctgtcaagtCATAAAAAGGCTATAGGAATGATCATGGTCGTGACCGCTGCCTTTTTAGTCAGTTTCATGCCATATCATATTCAACGTACCATTCACCTTCATTTTTTACACAGTGAAACTAAACCCTGTGATTCTGTCCTTAGAATGCAGAAGTCCGTGGTCATAACCTTGTCTCTGGCTGCATCCAATTGTTGCTTTGACCCTCTCCTATATTTCTTTTCTGGGGGTAACTTTAGGAAAAGGCTGTCGACATTTAGAAAGCATTCTTTGTCCAGCGTGACTTATGTACCCAGAAAGAAGGCCTCTTTGccagaaaaaggagaagaaatatgtAAAGTATAG